A portion of the Bactrocera neohumeralis isolate Rockhampton chromosome 2, APGP_CSIRO_Bneo_wtdbg2-racon-allhic-juicebox.fasta_v2, whole genome shotgun sequence genome contains these proteins:
- the LOC126755582 gene encoding HSPB1-associated protein 1 produces MAQNPLDLATETHKLRTLILNARKPFVLRNFKMNWNCFEQSLEEWCANYDREVNSLTEFEVMPCNQGNNTPHWERCRESIRMSLSQFLGKQKTSTDKFWIGLNYQRIKNLPNALKQGIDFSRLGFSETTNECNYWLCSTQTNTPCHYDTYGCNIVAQVYGRKSWILFPPNTPLSCTRVPYEESSVYCEENLYAPSPKEHQRLSELHESVYRCILDANDVLIVPRHWWHYVEAVDVSFSINYWIPLENDIEEQLKECIVKILIERFVQSGGREEQKYILNPNQLNEIESDAEIFEILEYLYNNLKTDRSAPKSRKLSVTRHPYQYLSEQETEKLIQDLPKGMIERVSPMQSNDYEILLKQNAKRFSATQTNNVQESNPLGNIKRALINSVCAPSVIEQIKIEFFKRNRQ; encoded by the exons ATGGCGCAAAATCCACTTGACCTTGCTACGGAAACACATAAATTACGTACACTGATTTTAAATGCCCGGAAACCGTTTGTACTTCgcaattttaaaatgaattggAACTGTTTTGAGCAATCGTTGGAGGAATGGTGTGCAAATTACGATAGAGAAGTGAATTCATTGACGGAATTCGAGGTAATGCCTTGTAATCAAGGAAACAATACGCCACACTGGGAACGCTGCAGAGAATCTATACGAATGAGCTTGTCACAATTTTTAGGGAAGCAAAAGACTTCGACTGATAAATTTTGGATTGGTTTAAATTATCAAAGAATAAAGAATTTGCCAAATGCGCTTAAGCAGGGTATTGACTTTTCTAGGTTAGGTTTTAGCGAAACTACCAACGAGTGTAATTATTGGTTGTGCTCTACACAAACGAATACCCCTTGCCACTATGATACCTACGGATGTAATATAGTCGCGCAAGTTTATGGAAG AAAGTCATGGATACTTTTCCCCCCTAACACACCTCTTTCTTGCACAAGAGTACCTTATGAAGAGTCCAGTGTTTACTGCGAGGAAAATCTGTATGCACCAAGTCCGAAAGAGCATCAGCGCTTATCAGAGTTGCATGAATCAGTCTACCGATGCATATTAGATGCAAATGACGTATTAATCGTGCCGAGACATTGGTGGCATTATGTGGAAGCAGTAGATGTGTCATTTAGCATCAATTATTGGATTCCTTTAGAAAATGACATAGAAGAACAATTAAAAGAGTGcattgttaaaatattaattgagcGCTTCGTACAAAGCGGAGGTAGAGAAGAACAAAAGTATATTCTAAACCCTAACCAG ttgaATGAGATTGAAAGTGAtgcagaaatatttgaaattttagaatatttgtacaataaCTTAAAAACGGATCGTTCTGCACCGAAATCACGCAAACTTAGTGTAACCCGACATCCCTATCAATATTTAAGCGAACAGGAAACTGAAAAACTAATTCAAGATTTGCCGAAAGGCATGATAGAAAGGGTGTCACCAATGCAAAGTAAtgattatgaaattttacttaaacAAAATGCGAAACGTTTCAGTGCAACACAAACGAACAATGTACAGGAATCTAATCCTTTAGGTAATATTAAAAGAGCGCTGATAAACAGTGTGTGTGCACCGTCGGTTATAGAACaaatcaaaattgagttttttaagcGCAATAGACAGtaa
- the LOC126767868 gene encoding uncharacterized protein LOC126767868 has product MMKMLQVNIFVASLCCLAFFNNFAQCETDVNSSKRDEITKPTQPSAYVLQNWFTKDKSKLRLRSNSKETKNNGLARLYGHQSMERRFNADTVISHDSDTSKTLPKNSHTLNKKMLKKLGFTKVKAPNSHHRKRLAVESRRHSSPDDSHMFIIKLPPNFVYYTNPKGEANSITDNSQKTNVSTFPFNSNGKPGRIYHWNLPVLQKIIGNKQPLPLTDVNGKKYVINFKRFSHFQKPWENESIEKSYKSNYKKSLKHKSPSYYAPTAAVKKNSFNRYFSGNGKPKGFYVIKENQHRAINYKNIVL; this is encoded by the exons ATGATGAAAATGTTGCAAGTTAACATATTTGTTGCAAG cTTATGCTGTCTagcatttttcaacaatttcgcACAATGTGAAACTGATGTGAACAGCAGTAAGAGAGATGAAATCACAAAACCGACTCAACCATCGGCATATGTACTGCAAAATTGGTTTACTAAAGACAAAAGTAAATTGCGATTAAGAAGCAATTCTAAGGAGACGAAAAATAATGGATTAGCTCGTCTTTATGGACATCAATCGATGGAGCGACGTTTTAACGCCGATACTGTTATATCACATGACTCGGATACTTCCAAAACGTTGCCCAAAAACTCGCATACATTAAACAAGAAGATGCTGAA gaaaCTTGGTTTTACCAAAGTGAAAGCCCCCAACAGCCACCATAGAAAGCGTCTAGCTGTGGAATCAAGACGACACTCGTCTCCAGATGATTCGCATATGTTCATTATAAAACTGCCACcgaattttgtttattacacAAATCCAAAAGGCGAAGCCAATAGCATAACTGACAACTCACAAAAAACGAAT GTGTCGACCTTTCCGTTTAACTCTAATGGCAAACCGGGACGTATCTACCACTGGAACCTACCAGTATTACAGAAGATTATCGGAAACAAACAACCACTACCACTCACTGATGTCAACGGCAAAAAATATGTTATCAACTTCAAgagattttcacattttcaaaaGCCCTGGGAAAATGAGAGCATTGAAAAATCGTATAAATCGAATTATAAAAAGTCTCTGAAGCATAAATCACCCTCATATTATGCGCCCACTGCAGCAGTtaagaaaaatagttttaatcggTATTTTTCGGGCAACGGAAAGCCGAAGGGTTTCTATGTTATAAAGGAAAACCAACATAGAGCTATAAATTATAAGAATATAGTGTTATAA